From one Luteolibacter sp. SL250 genomic stretch:
- the rplL gene encoding 50S ribosomal protein L7/L12: MANIETLVEELGKLTVLEAVDLVKKLEETWGVSAAAAVAAAGPAAGPAEAVEEKTEFDVVLTDAGGNKIAVIKAVREVAPGLGLADAKKLVESAPAKIVEGVAKDAAEAAKKKLEEAGAKIELK, translated from the coding sequence ATGGCCAACATCGAAACACTCGTAGAAGAACTCGGCAAGCTCACCGTTCTGGAAGCTGTCGACCTCGTTAAGAAACTTGAAGAAACCTGGGGCGTGTCCGCCGCTGCTGCTGTCGCAGCCGCCGGTCCAGCCGCTGGTCCAGCCGAAGCAGTCGAAGAGAAGACTGAATTCGACGTCGTCCTCACCGACGCCGGTGGCAACAAGATCGCTGTCATCAAGGCAGTCCGTGAAGTTGCTCCAGGCCTTGGTCTTGCCGATGCGAAGAAGCTCGTCGAAAGCGCCCCCGCGAAGATCGTGGAAGGTGTCGCCAAGGACGCTGCCGAAGCCGCCAAGAAGAAACTCGAAGAGGCTGGCGCCAAAATCGAGCTCAAGTAA
- the rpoB gene encoding DNA-directed RNA polymerase subunit beta, giving the protein MAERLYFGKFEEVIEPPNLIEVQSRSYDEFLQKDVTPSERTDTGLQAVFREVFPIKSYDEAIELDFVAYDIEDPKITSLDSLRNSESFSAALYVTFKLKDETGNKKERVYMGELPMMTRRGTFIINGAERVIVSQLHRSPGICFETSQHLNGKLLHSFRIIPDRGSWLEVQFDTNDLLYVYLDRRRRRRKFLATTFLRVLGYPTDRDIVGHFYSPEALALSDSMDEGELGHKVPFEDVLDGELVVAKAYEPLTIGIVRQLLALGHKSIEVIDGREDEILLKSLRKDPAKDEESALKDIYRKLRPGDPPTAANARALLKRLFFDAKKYDLTRVGRYKINQKLGIQVDSDQRIMVPEDFLAAVRYILKLKKGDGVIDDIDHLGSRRVRAVGELLANQCRVGLARTERLVKERMTLFDVNIEGMTPQKLINPKALSAVVRDFFGRSQLSQFMDQTNPLAELTHKRRLSALGPGGLNRDRAGFEVRDVHPSHYGRICPIETPEGPNIGLINSMCTYARINEFGFIETPYRRVVKGKVTNEIEYLTADQEENFLIAQANNPITKDGSFTTERITAREKGGEFIESLPVEVHYMDVSPKQLVSVAAGLIPFLEHDDANRALMGSNMQRQGVPLLVSEAPLVGTGLEGKAARDSRAVVVAEADGIVAAATAEIIITTPDGKLPVSDEKFLSDAESVKTNIEKGILAYPLRKFMRSNAGTCINQKPIIKKGQKIKKGQVLADGPNTEDGELAIGRNVLVAFMPWNGYNFEDAIVISERVVKEDVYTSIHISEFDVAARDTKLGPEEITRDIPNVGEEALRNLDHDGIIRIGAEVKPGDILVGKITPKSETELAPEERLLRAIFGEKAADVKDTSLRVPSGCIGIVQDVRVSSHGFAKKRAEKVDPVELKKQLKKINDEHKKKADKLTDDLTERLSDILLGEKIPLDVVNAQTGEIIIPANRKITKTLLRKLASVHDHIEIDPSPIRNKILEIIGSFEGRFQELDTERERKLDSLESGDEVDPGVIKEVKVFIAAKRKLSVGDKMAGRHGNKGVVATIVPEEDMPFLHDGTPVDICLNPLGVPSRMNVGQVLETHLGVAAKALGFKVATPIFDGIKEEVIWDFMSKAKKVDGVKFVGDNGDLRERKKDEKEGRGYTWIGDGKDGTTGGKSTLYDGRTGEAFHNPVVVGYIYILKLGHLVADKIHARAVGPYSLVTQQPLGGKAQYGGQRFGEMEVWALEAYGAAYTLQELLTVKSDDVQGRTRIYEAIVKGDNNLEAGTPESFNVLIKEMQSLGLDVRPGRKGSGHGSGMTGGLDDFSLDDLTL; this is encoded by the coding sequence ATGGCTGAACGTCTCTATTTCGGTAAATTTGAGGAAGTCATTGAACCCCCGAACCTCATCGAGGTCCAAAGCCGCTCCTATGACGAGTTCCTTCAGAAGGATGTCACGCCAAGCGAGCGCACCGATACCGGTCTCCAGGCCGTGTTCCGTGAAGTGTTCCCGATCAAGAGCTACGATGAAGCGATCGAGCTCGACTTCGTCGCGTACGACATCGAGGACCCGAAGATCACCTCCTTGGACTCCCTCCGTAACAGCGAGAGCTTCAGCGCCGCCCTCTACGTGACCTTCAAGCTGAAGGACGAGACGGGTAACAAGAAAGAGCGCGTCTACATGGGCGAGCTGCCGATGATGACCCGCCGCGGTACCTTCATCATCAACGGTGCGGAGCGTGTCATCGTTTCCCAGCTCCACCGTTCCCCGGGTATCTGTTTCGAGACTTCCCAGCACCTCAACGGCAAGCTGCTGCACTCCTTCCGCATCATCCCGGACCGTGGTTCCTGGCTGGAAGTCCAGTTCGACACCAACGACCTGCTCTACGTCTATCTCGACCGCCGCCGCCGCCGCCGGAAGTTCCTTGCGACCACGTTCCTGCGTGTTCTGGGCTACCCGACGGACCGCGACATCGTCGGTCACTTCTACTCCCCTGAAGCGCTCGCGCTGAGCGACAGCATGGACGAAGGCGAACTCGGCCACAAGGTGCCGTTCGAGGACGTCCTCGACGGTGAGCTGGTCGTCGCCAAAGCCTATGAGCCGCTGACCATCGGCATCGTCCGCCAGCTGCTCGCCCTCGGCCACAAGTCGATCGAAGTCATCGACGGCCGCGAGGATGAAATCCTGCTCAAGTCGCTCCGCAAGGACCCGGCGAAGGACGAGGAATCCGCCCTCAAGGACATCTACCGCAAGCTGCGCCCCGGCGACCCGCCGACCGCCGCCAACGCCCGCGCCCTCCTGAAGCGCCTCTTCTTCGACGCGAAGAAGTACGACCTCACCCGCGTCGGACGTTACAAGATCAACCAGAAGCTCGGCATCCAGGTGGATTCCGACCAGCGGATCATGGTTCCCGAGGACTTCCTCGCCGCCGTCCGCTACATCCTGAAGCTGAAGAAGGGTGACGGTGTCATCGACGACATCGACCACCTTGGCTCCCGCCGTGTCCGTGCGGTGGGTGAACTCCTTGCCAACCAGTGCCGCGTGGGCCTCGCCCGCACGGAGCGTCTGGTCAAGGAGCGCATGACCCTGTTCGACGTGAACATCGAGGGCATGACCCCGCAGAAGCTGATCAACCCGAAGGCACTCTCCGCCGTCGTGCGTGACTTCTTCGGCCGGTCCCAGCTTTCCCAGTTCATGGACCAGACCAACCCGCTCGCGGAGCTGACCCACAAGCGCCGTCTGTCGGCCCTTGGACCGGGCGGTCTGAACCGCGACCGCGCAGGCTTCGAAGTCCGCGACGTCCATCCGTCCCACTACGGCCGGATCTGCCCGATCGAGACTCCGGAAGGTCCGAACATCGGTCTGATCAACTCGATGTGCACTTACGCCCGGATCAACGAGTTCGGCTTCATCGAGACCCCTTACCGCCGCGTCGTGAAGGGCAAGGTCACCAACGAGATCGAATACCTCACCGCCGACCAGGAGGAAAACTTCCTCATCGCCCAGGCGAACAACCCGATCACCAAGGACGGCTCCTTCACCACCGAGCGCATCACTGCCCGTGAAAAAGGCGGCGAGTTCATCGAGTCCCTTCCGGTCGAGGTCCACTACATGGACGTTTCGCCGAAGCAGCTCGTCTCCGTGGCTGCGGGTCTGATCCCGTTCCTCGAGCACGACGACGCCAACCGCGCGCTCATGGGTTCGAACATGCAGCGCCAGGGCGTGCCGCTCCTCGTTTCCGAGGCGCCGCTCGTTGGCACCGGCCTGGAAGGCAAGGCCGCCCGTGACTCCCGCGCCGTGGTTGTCGCCGAGGCTGACGGCATCGTTGCCGCCGCCACCGCGGAAATCATCATCACCACCCCGGACGGCAAGCTCCCTGTTTCCGATGAGAAGTTCCTCTCCGACGCCGAGTCGGTGAAGACCAACATCGAAAAGGGCATCCTCGCCTACCCGCTGCGTAAGTTCATGCGCTCGAACGCCGGCACCTGCATCAACCAGAAGCCGATCATCAAGAAGGGCCAGAAGATCAAGAAGGGCCAGGTGCTCGCCGACGGTCCGAACACGGAGGATGGCGAACTCGCCATCGGCCGCAACGTGCTGGTCGCGTTCATGCCTTGGAACGGCTACAACTTCGAGGACGCCATCGTCATCTCGGAGCGCGTGGTGAAAGAGGACGTCTACACCTCCATCCACATCTCCGAGTTCGATGTCGCCGCCCGTGACACCAAGCTGGGACCTGAGGAAATCACCCGTGACATCCCGAACGTCGGTGAGGAAGCGCTCCGCAACCTCGACCACGACGGCATCATCCGCATCGGTGCGGAAGTGAAGCCCGGCGACATCCTCGTCGGCAAGATCACTCCGAAGTCCGAGACGGAGCTGGCTCCGGAAGAGCGCCTCCTGCGCGCCATCTTCGGTGAAAAGGCCGCCGACGTGAAGGATACCTCCCTGCGCGTCCCTTCCGGTTGTATCGGCATCGTCCAGGACGTCCGCGTTTCCTCCCACGGCTTCGCCAAGAAGCGCGCGGAGAAGGTGGATCCGGTCGAGCTGAAAAAGCAGCTCAAGAAGATCAACGACGAGCACAAGAAGAAGGCCGACAAGCTGACCGACGACCTCACGGAGCGTCTGTCGGACATCCTCCTCGGCGAGAAGATCCCGCTCGACGTGGTCAACGCGCAGACCGGTGAGATCATCATCCCGGCGAACCGCAAGATCACCAAGACCCTGCTCCGCAAGCTCGCTTCGGTGCACGACCACATCGAGATTGACCCATCCCCGATCCGCAACAAGATCCTGGAGATCATCGGTTCCTTCGAGGGGCGCTTCCAGGAGCTGGACACCGAGCGCGAGCGCAAGCTCGACTCCCTCGAGTCCGGTGACGAGGTCGATCCCGGCGTCATCAAGGAAGTGAAGGTCTTCATCGCCGCCAAACGGAAACTCTCCGTGGGTGACAAGATGGCGGGCCGCCACGGTAACAAAGGTGTCGTCGCCACCATCGTTCCGGAAGAAGACATGCCGTTCCTCCATGACGGAACGCCGGTCGATATCTGCCTCAACCCGCTCGGCGTGCCGTCGCGGATGAACGTCGGACAGGTTCTCGAGACCCACCTCGGTGTCGCCGCCAAGGCGCTCGGCTTCAAGGTTGCCACCCCGATTTTCGACGGCATCAAGGAAGAGGTCATCTGGGACTTCATGTCGAAGGCCAAGAAGGTCGACGGCGTCAAGTTCGTCGGCGACAACGGCGACCTCCGCGAGCGGAAGAAGGACGAGAAGGAAGGCCGCGGCTACACCTGGATCGGTGACGGCAAGGACGGCACCACCGGTGGCAAGTCGACCCTCTATGATGGTCGCACCGGTGAGGCGTTCCACAACCCGGTCGTGGTTGGCTACATCTACATCCTGAAGCTCGGTCACTTGGTCGCTGACAAGATCCACGCCCGTGCCGTCGGTCCATACTCCCTCGTCACCCAGCAGCCGCTCGGTGGTAAGGCACAATACGGTGGTCAGCGCTTTGGGGAAATGGAGGTCTGGGCCCTCGAAGCCTACGGCGCCGCCTACACCCTGCAGGAGCTCCTCACCGTCAAGTCGGACGACGTCCAGGGCCGTACCCGGATCTACGAGGCGATCGTCAAGGGCGACAACAACCTCGAGGCAGGCACGCCGGAATCCTTCAACGTGCTCATCAAGGAAATGCAATCCCTCGGACTCGACGTCCGTCCGGGGCGCAAGGGATCTGGCCATGGCTCCGGCATGACCGGTGGTCTGGACGACTTCTCCCTCGATGACCTCACCCTCTGA
- the rpoC gene encoding DNA-directed RNA polymerase subunit beta', whose product MSVDNNLRELFGVDERPEAFDQVSITVASPDVIRSWSKGEVKNPETINYRTFKPEKGGLFCERIFGPTRDWECACGKYKRIKHKGVVCDRCGVEVTLSRVRRERMGHIELAVPVSHIWFYKCMPSRIGLMLDMSARQLERVIYYEDYVVTEAGNTALEVGQLLTETELREAEDTYGDGSFRAGMGAEAVQDLLKQLDLAELAVVLEGELATTRSKQNKKKLSKRLKITQGFAKSKSRPEWMIQTVLPVIPPDLRPLVPLEGGRFATSDLNDLYRRVINRNNRLKNLLLLKTPEVIIRNEKRMLQEAVDALFDNGRHGRAVTGAGNRPLKSLSDMLKGKGGRFRQNLLGKRVDYSGRSVIVIGPDLKLGQCGLPKKMALTLFEPFIIRRLKELGYCHTVRSAKKMIDRKTTEVWDILAEVTKGHPILLNRAPTLHRLSIQAFEPKLIEGEAIRVHPLVCTAYNADFDGDQMAVHVPLSVEAQMEARQLMLAPNNIFSPASGRPITVPSQDIILGTYYLTWAGVRTQVDREKQEHLPLFENSSEVEFAIASRKISYHSWIRIRNQDFGKKTTFGDSEVRILETTPGRVRFNEIWPSELGFINRTVGKKQIGDIIWRCTQVSGKKKTVEVLDKLKALGFMEAMRSGISIGIVDMLIPEEKPEVIAKAYEEVEKVTKQYRNGVITDGERYQKVVDVWTQATDTIANALYRKIEFNEGKNTASPLFMMVDSGARGNKSQIKQLGGMRGLMAKPSGEIIERPIISNFREGLSVLEYFISTHGARKGLSDTALKTADSGYMTRKLVDVAQDVIITQQDCGTVNGISVAAIYDGDEEAASLATRVYGRVSCEQIKDPITGDVIVNIDDVINENQANAMERIGVLKLKIRSVLTCESDRGCCANCYGLNLATGFPVKIGEAVGIIAAQSIGEPGTQLTMRTFHVGGVAAATFKQPIIKAKNGGRLVYKDLRTVQSADGTWVVLNKNGSISIRDKGGLELESHNIVIGSIISTKDGEEVKKGDTVVTWDPYNVPILTEKGGKVEFRDMISGITVASETDKETGKKGMVVTEHKEDLHPQVVIVDEKTKEIRASYSIPVGAHLSVKEGDVVTGGTQLAKTPRKVARTKDITGGLPRVAELFEARKPKDACVIAKIEGEVSFGGNVRGKKKVIITDSQTGEQIDHLVPMGKHIVVTDGDVVKRGDQITEGPVSPEDLLEACGAQELQEHLVNEVQSVYRVQGVEINDKHIEVIIRQMLRKVKITDPGDAEDMDGSGWLWGDQVDRTAFKRENARILAQGGKPAEGEPVLLGITKASLETDSFISAASFQDTTRVLTEAATLGRVDYLTGFKENVIMGHLIPAGTGFDTHRDSEFEFTVEEPEPIVEETESFDDDEDAASA is encoded by the coding sequence ATGAGTGTCGATAACAACCTTCGCGAACTTTTCGGCGTGGACGAACGCCCCGAGGCATTCGATCAGGTCTCCATCACCGTTGCCTCCCCGGACGTCATCCGTTCGTGGTCCAAGGGCGAGGTGAAGAACCCCGAAACCATCAACTACCGGACCTTCAAGCCGGAGAAAGGCGGTCTCTTCTGCGAGCGGATCTTCGGACCGACCCGCGACTGGGAGTGCGCCTGCGGCAAGTACAAGCGCATCAAGCACAAGGGCGTCGTCTGCGACCGCTGCGGTGTTGAGGTGACCCTCAGCCGCGTGCGCCGCGAGCGCATGGGCCACATCGAGCTGGCCGTGCCCGTCTCCCACATCTGGTTCTACAAGTGCATGCCATCCCGCATCGGCCTCATGCTCGACATGAGCGCCCGCCAGCTGGAGCGCGTGATCTACTATGAAGACTACGTTGTGACCGAGGCCGGTAACACCGCCCTCGAAGTCGGACAACTCCTCACCGAGACCGAGCTGCGCGAGGCGGAGGACACCTACGGTGACGGATCTTTCCGCGCCGGCATGGGTGCCGAGGCCGTGCAGGACCTGCTCAAGCAACTGGACCTCGCCGAACTGGCCGTCGTCCTGGAAGGCGAGCTCGCCACCACCCGCTCCAAGCAGAACAAGAAGAAGCTCAGCAAGCGCCTCAAGATCACCCAGGGCTTCGCGAAGTCCAAGTCGCGCCCGGAGTGGATGATCCAGACCGTTCTTCCCGTGATCCCGCCGGACCTCCGTCCGCTGGTTCCCCTGGAAGGCGGCCGCTTCGCCACCTCCGACCTGAACGACCTCTATCGCCGCGTCATCAACCGGAACAACCGTCTCAAGAACCTCCTGCTCCTCAAGACCCCGGAAGTCATCATCCGGAACGAGAAGCGGATGCTCCAGGAGGCCGTTGACGCCCTCTTCGACAACGGCCGCCACGGCCGTGCCGTCACCGGCGCCGGCAACCGTCCGCTCAAGTCCCTCAGCGACATGCTCAAGGGCAAAGGCGGCCGTTTCCGTCAGAACCTTCTCGGCAAGCGGGTCGACTACTCCGGACGTTCCGTCATCGTCATCGGTCCGGACCTCAAGCTCGGCCAGTGCGGTCTTCCGAAGAAGATGGCCCTGACCTTGTTCGAGCCATTCATCATCCGCCGCCTGAAGGAGCTGGGCTACTGCCACACCGTCCGTTCGGCCAAGAAGATGATCGACCGCAAGACCACCGAAGTGTGGGACATCCTCGCGGAAGTCACCAAGGGCCACCCGATCCTCCTGAACCGCGCTCCGACCCTCCACCGCCTGTCGATCCAGGCGTTCGAGCCGAAGCTCATCGAAGGTGAGGCCATCCGCGTCCACCCGCTCGTCTGTACCGCCTACAACGCGGACTTCGACGGTGACCAGATGGCCGTGCACGTCCCGCTCTCCGTGGAAGCCCAGATGGAAGCGCGCCAGCTCATGCTCGCGCCGAACAACATCTTCTCCCCGGCGTCCGGCCGTCCGATCACGGTTCCTTCCCAGGACATCATTCTCGGCACCTACTACCTCACCTGGGCCGGCGTCCGCACCCAGGTGGACCGCGAAAAGCAGGAGCACCTCCCGCTGTTCGAAAACTCCTCCGAGGTCGAGTTCGCCATCGCTTCCCGCAAGATCTCCTACCACTCCTGGATCCGCATCCGGAATCAGGACTTCGGCAAGAAGACCACCTTCGGCGACAGCGAGGTGCGCATCCTCGAAACCACCCCGGGCCGCGTCCGTTTCAACGAAATCTGGCCGTCCGAGCTGGGCTTCATCAACCGCACCGTCGGCAAGAAGCAGATCGGTGACATCATCTGGCGCTGCACTCAGGTGTCCGGCAAGAAGAAGACCGTCGAGGTCCTCGACAAGCTGAAGGCACTCGGCTTCATGGAAGCCATGCGCTCCGGTATCTCCATCGGTATCGTTGACATGCTCATCCCCGAGGAGAAGCCGGAAGTCATCGCCAAGGCCTACGAGGAAGTCGAGAAGGTCACCAAGCAGTACCGCAACGGTGTCATCACCGACGGCGAGCGCTACCAGAAGGTCGTCGACGTCTGGACCCAGGCGACCGACACCATCGCGAACGCGCTCTACCGCAAGATCGAGTTCAACGAGGGCAAGAACACCGCGTCCCCGCTGTTCATGATGGTGGACTCCGGTGCACGGGGTAACAAATCCCAGATCAAGCAGCTCGGTGGTATGCGCGGTCTGATGGCCAAGCCGTCCGGCGAGATCATCGAACGCCCCATCATTTCGAACTTCCGCGAGGGTCTCTCCGTGCTCGAGTACTTCATCTCGACCCACGGCGCCCGGAAGGGTCTGTCCGACACCGCGCTCAAGACCGCGGACTCCGGATACATGACCCGGAAGCTCGTGGACGTGGCCCAGGACGTCATCATCACCCAGCAGGATTGCGGTACCGTCAATGGTATCTCCGTGGCCGCCATCTATGACGGCGACGAGGAAGCCGCCTCCCTCGCGACCCGCGTCTACGGCCGCGTGTCCTGTGAGCAGATCAAGGATCCGATCACCGGGGATGTCATCGTCAACATCGACGACGTCATCAACGAGAACCAGGCGAATGCCATGGAGCGCATCGGCGTCCTCAAGCTGAAGATCCGTTCCGTCCTCACCTGCGAAAGCGACCGCGGTTGCTGTGCGAACTGCTACGGCCTCAACCTCGCGACCGGTTTTCCGGTCAAGATCGGTGAAGCGGTCGGCATCATCGCCGCCCAGTCGATCGGCGAGCCCGGCACGCAGCTCACCATGCGGACGTTCCACGTCGGTGGTGTTGCGGCGGCGACCTTCAAGCAGCCGATCATCAAGGCGAAGAACGGCGGCCGCCTGGTCTACAAGGACCTCCGCACCGTCCAGTCCGCCGATGGCACCTGGGTCGTCCTCAACAAGAACGGCTCCATCTCCATCCGTGACAAGGGCGGCCTCGAGCTCGAGAGCCACAACATCGTCATCGGATCCATCATCTCCACCAAGGACGGTGAAGAGGTCAAGAAGGGCGACACCGTCGTCACCTGGGACCCCTACAACGTGCCGATTCTCACCGAGAAGGGTGGTAAGGTCGAGTTCCGCGACATGATCTCCGGCATCACCGTTGCTTCGGAGACCGACAAGGAAACCGGCAAGAAGGGCATGGTCGTCACCGAGCACAAGGAAGACCTCCATCCGCAGGTCGTCATCGTGGACGAGAAGACCAAGGAAATCCGCGCCAGCTACTCCATCCCTGTCGGCGCCCACCTTTCCGTCAAGGAAGGCGATGTCGTCACCGGAGGTACCCAGCTTGCCAAGACCCCACGGAAAGTGGCCCGCACGAAGGACATCACCGGTGGTCTTCCACGGGTGGCGGAACTCTTCGAGGCCCGCAAGCCGAAGGACGCCTGCGTCATCGCGAAGATCGAGGGTGAAGTCTCCTTCGGCGGCAACGTCCGCGGCAAGAAGAAGGTCATCATCACCGACTCCCAGACCGGCGAGCAGATCGACCACCTTGTCCCGATGGGCAAGCACATCGTCGTCACCGACGGCGACGTCGTGAAGCGTGGTGACCAGATCACGGAAGGCCCTGTCTCCCCGGAAGACCTCCTCGAGGCTTGCGGCGCGCAGGAACTCCAGGAACACCTCGTCAACGAAGTGCAGTCCGTCTACCGCGTCCAGGGCGTGGAGATCAATGACAAGCACATCGAAGTCATCATCCGTCAGATGCTCCGCAAGGTGAAGATCACCGACCCGGGCGACGCGGAGGACATGGACGGCTCCGGCTGGCTGTGGGGTGACCAGGTGGACCGCACCGCCTTCAAGCGCGAGAATGCCCGCATCCTCGCACAAGGTGGCAAGCCCGCCGAAGGCGAGCCGGTTCTCCTTGGCATCACGAAGGCCTCGCTCGAGACCGACTCGTTCATCTCCGCAGCTTCCTTCCAGGACACCACCCGTGTCCTTACGGAAGCCGCGACCCTCGGCCGCGTGGACTACCTCACCGGCTTCAAGGAGAACGTCATCATGGGTCACCTCATCCCCGCCGGCACCGGCTTCGACACGCACCGCGATTCGGAGTTCGAGTTCACCGTCGAGGAGCCTGAGCCGATCGTCGAGGAAACCGAAAGCTTCGACGACGACGAAGACGCCGCCTCCGCGTAA